One region of Miscanthus floridulus cultivar M001 chromosome 19, ASM1932011v1, whole genome shotgun sequence genomic DNA includes:
- the LOC136525189 gene encoding uncharacterized protein: protein MKRNNNLASLWNAHAQKQKAQKVSSSTPNQLIIHDQQVGPEIPCEEEIHETQEMEDQEARPENPSDEEIHEEQETEEGIYDVDRLPHDPGKRIPIIQYSANEQDAVRRGYIAKGPCQPRTYNFPQRQIGGKRRFSVRWFDKYDWLEYSVEKDAAFCFVCYLFADTSNYVGGDAFVNSGFRKWNQPAKLDLHVGSITSTHNEAVEKFTNFIRPRASIASTYIKHTIEEKVKYKARLTYSIGCLRFLLRQGLSCRGHDESDTSSNMGNFKELQKWLGEMFEDVRKVTGHNAPKNCQMTAHSIQIDIINCCAKETSKLIIENIRDDYFSILADESSDVYQKEQLALCIRYVDKKGRVTERFLGIVHVQDTTSSTLKDAIVSLLMEHKLTLSKCRGQGYDGASNMKGEINGLKTKIMDKSPSAYYIHCSAHQLQLTLVAIAKQNDDCVAFFDCVTNILNVVGISCRKHHMLREAQAQEVLEALEQGEIETGQGLNQEMGLGRPGDTRWGTHYKTISRIIAMYPTLRKVLGKISKDKSQSERIKAQNCLTVIESFDFIFMAHLLLTIFGYTDELCKALQKRDQDIINAIELVEMTKFHLQVLREDNEWETFLKDVTSFCVKHRVKVPDMDGFYVPVGRPKRYFVKVKNLHRFHVEMFLSVIDMQLQELNSRFDEVNTELLVCMAALNPANSFAAFDKDKLMKLAKFYPQDFTSTDLVQLSSQLNMFIVDVRNDTRFQQVKNLNELSIKLVETKKHDRFKQVYLLLKLVLILPVATASVERVFSGMNYVKTKLRNKMGDQYLNDCLVTFIERDFFRRVSNEDIIKRFQAMAERRVKL from the exons ATGAAGAGGAATAACAATCTTGCATCTCTATGGAATGCTCATGCTCAGAAACAGAAAGCACAAAAGGTGTCTTCTTCCACTCCAAATCAACTAATTATTCATGATCAGCAAGTAGGACCTGAAATTCCTTGTGAGGAAGAAATACATGAGACACAGGAGATGGAAGATCAAGAAGCAAGACCTGAAAATCCTAGTGACGAAGAAATACATGAGGAACAAGAGACAGAAGAGGGAATTTATGATGTTGATCGTCTTCCCCATGATCCTGGAAAGAGGATCCCCATCATCCAATATTCTGCCAATGAGCAAGATGCAGTGAGAAGAGGATATATTGCAAAAGGGCCATGCCAGCCAAGGACATATAATTTTCCACAGCGACAAATTGGTGGTAAGCGTCGCTTTTCGGTTAGATGGTTTGACAAGTATGATTGGCTTGAGTACAGTGTGGAAAAGGATGCTGCCTTCTGCTTTGTTTGTTATTTGTTTGCGGATACATCTAATTATGTTGGTGGTGATGCTTTTGTGAATAGTGGGTTTAGAAAATGGAACCAGCCTGCAAAACTTGACTTGCATGTTGGAAGCATTACAAGCACCCACAATGAAGCTGTTGAGAAATTTACTAATTTCATTAGGCCAAGAGCATCAATAGCAAGTACTTACATTAAGCACACCATAGAAGAAAAAGTTAAATATAAGGCGCGCTTAACCTACTCAATTGGTTGTCTGAGGTTTCTTTTGCGTCAAGGGCTGTCTTGTCGGGGACATGATGAAAGTGACACATCTAGCAATATGGGGAATTTTAAGGAACTCCAAAAATGGTTGGGTGAAATGTTTGAAGATGTTAGAAAGGTTACAGGACATAATGCTCCCAAGAATTGTCAGATGACTGCCCATTCCATACAAATAGATATCATTAACTGTTGTGCCAAAGAAACTAGCAAACTTATTATTGAAAATATTAGAGATGACTACTTTTCTATACTtgctgatgaatctagtgatgtttACCAAAAGGAACAGTTAGCTCTTTGCATAAGGTATGTTGACAAAAAAGGGAGGGTTACAGAAAGATTCCTTGGTATTGTTCATGTTCAGGATACTACTTCTTCAACACTAAAAGATGCAATAGTGTCTCTTCTTATGGAGCACAAATTGACATTATCTAAATGTCGTGGTCAAGGATATGATGGAGCTAGTAACATGAAGGGGGAAATCAATGGGCTGAAAACAAAAATCATGGACAAATCTCCTTCAGCATACTATATTCATTGCTCTGCGCACCAACTCCAATTGACTCTTGTTGCTATTGCCAAACAAAATGATGACTGTGTCGCATTTTTTGATTGTGTCACAAATATTTTGAATGTTGTTGGGATTTCTTGTAGAAAGCATCACATGCTTAGAGAAGCCCAGGCACAGGAGGTTTTGGAAGCTTTAGAACAGGGTGAAATTGAAACAGGACAAGGTTTAAATCAAGAGATGGGTCTGGGTAGGCCAGGAGATACTCGATGGGGAACTCACTACAAGACTATTTCTCGTATTATTGCTATGTATCCTACACTCCGAAAAGTTCTTGGGAAGatctcaaaagataaatctcaatCTGAGCGTATAAAAGCTCAAAATTGCTTGACAGTAATTGAGTCATTTGACTTTATATTCATGGCACACTTATTGCTGACCATATTTGGATATACTGATGAGTTATGCAAGGCTTTGCAAAAAAGGGATCAAGACATTATTAATGCTATTGAACTTGTTGAGATGACTAAGTTCCATTTGCAAGTGTTGCGAGAGGACAATGAATGGGAAACCTTTCTGAAGGATGTCACATCTTTTTGTGTTAAACATCGAGTCAAGGTTCCTGATATGGATGGTTTTTATGTGCCTGTGGGGAGACCAAAACGTTACTTTGTGAAAGTAAAGAATCTTCATCGGTTCCATGTTGAAATGTTTCTAAGTGTCATTGATATGCAACTCCAAGAGCTCAATAGCAG GTTTGATGAAGTTAATACAGAGCTTCTTgtttgcatggctgctctaaatCCAGCTAATTCATTTGCTGCTTTTGATAAAGATAAACTTATGAAACTTGCAAAGTTTTATCCTCAAGATTTTACAAGTACAGATTTGGTCCAACTTTCTTCGCAGCTTAATATGTTTATTGTTGATGTGCGAAACGACACAAGGTTTCAACAAGTGAAGAATCTTAATGAGCTATCTATCAAACTAGTTGAGACAAAGAAGCATGATCGCTTTAAACAGGTTTATTTATTGCTGAAATTGGTCCTCATCCTTCCCGTAGCTACTGCAAGTGTTGAGAGAGTCTTTTCAGGAATGAACTATGTGAAGACCAAGCTTCGGAATAAGATGGGTGATCAATACTTAAATGATTGTTTGGTCACATTTATTGAGCGTGACTTTTTTCGACGTGTAAGCAATGAAGATATCATTAAACGCTTTCaagccatggcggaacggcgtgTGAAGCTTTAG
- the LOC136528494 gene encoding L-type lectin-domain containing receptor kinase SIT2-like translates to MPQMKITVSLLLGVIHPLAAALVAAGGGDQFVYSGFTGANLTMDGTATVTPGGLLELTNGTLQLKGHAFHPRPLHFRGGRGTGAGAVRSFSTSFVFGILSAYPDISAHGIVFVVSPTTDFSTALASQYLGLVNVTSNGDERNRIFGVELDTLQQDEFRDINDNHVGVDINGLISLQASDAGYYDDEGRFKNLTLISQDEMRVWVDYDAGSNRVNVTLAPLAVANKPGKSLISAIYNLSSVITDTAYVGFSSATGSFNSRHYVLGWSFAMDNVSAPSIDIAKLPKLPRESTKAGRSKVLLIVLPVASAAAVFGLGTATVLLVRRRTKYTELREDWEVEFGPHRFSYKDLHRATEGFTNTNLLGVGGFGRVYKGVLPISDTEIAVKMVSHGSTQGVKEFVAEVVSLGRLQHRNLVRLLGYCRRKGELLLVYEYMANGSLDKYLYGQDGKPTLSWLQRFKIIKDIASGLLYLHEEWEKVVVHRDIKASNVLLDGGMNGQLGDFGLARLYDHGSDPQSTHVVGTIGYLAPELARTSKATPLTDVFALGTFILEVTCGRRPIFQDANNQQVMLVDWVLEHWRRGTLVDTVDAKLHDDFVISEACLVLELGLMCSHPFVNARPNMRQVARYLSKELPLPELMPTDMSFHMLALMQNEGFDSYIQSNPSSSSKASIGSTTSGLSLGR, encoded by the coding sequence ATGCCTCAGATGAAGATCACCGTCAGCCTCCTCCTAGGAGTCATCCACCCCCTCGCCGCTGCGCTCGTTGCTGCAGGCGGCGGCGACCAGTTCGTGTACTCCGGCTTCACCGGCGCCAACCTCACCATGGACGGCACGGCCACTGTGACGCCGGGCGGCCTCCTGGAGCTGACCAACGGCACGCTGCAGCTCAAAGGCCATGCCTTTCACCCTAGGCCGCTCCACTTCCGAGGGGGCCGCGGCACCGGCGCAGGCGCGGTGAGGTCGTTCTCCACATCCTTCGTCTTCGGCATCCTCTCCGCTTACCCCGACATAAGCGCCCACGGCATCGTCTTCGTCGTGTCCCCCACCACGGATTTCTCGACTGCGTTGGCGAGCCAGTACCTGGGCCTCGTCAACGTCACCAGCAACGGCGACGAGCGCAACAGGATATTCGGCGTGGAGCTGGACACCTTGCAGCAGGACGAGTTCCGCGACATCAACGACAACCACGTCGGCGTGGACATCAACGGCCTGATTTCTCTGCAGGCCAGCGATGCGGGCTACTACGACGACGAAGGGAGATTCAAGAACCTGACGCTGATAAGCCAGGACGAGATGCGCGTGTGGGTGGACTACGACGCCGGGAGCAACCGAGTCAACGTGACCTTGGCTCCCCTCGCCGTAGCCAATAAACCTGGCAAGTCCCTGATCTCGGCCATCTACAATCTGTCGTCGGTGATCACCGACACGGCATACGTCGGCTTCTCGTCGGCGACAGGCTCCTTCAACTCGAGGCACTACGTACTCGGCTGGAGCTTCGCCATGGACAACGTCTCGGCGCCATCTATTGACATCGCCAAGCTGCCAAAGCTACCCCGTGAGAGCACAAAGGCTGGCCGGTCCAAGGTCCTACTGATCGTCCTCCCAGTAGCATCTGCAGCAGCGGTGTTCGGCCTCGGCACTGCCACCGTTCTACTGGTGCGTAGACGAACGAAGTACACGGAGCTACGGGAAGACTGGGAAGTCGAGTTCGGGCCACACCGATTCTCCTACAAGGATCTGCACCGCGCCACCGAAGGATTCACGAACACGAACCTGCTCGGCGTCGGAGGGTTTGGGAGAGTCTACAAAggcgtgctgccgatttccgacACGGAGATCGCCGTGAAGATGGTGTCGCACGGCTCCACCCAAGGCGTGAAGGAATTTGTCGCTGAAGTCGTGAGCCTCGGACGTCTCCAGCACCGTAACCTCGTGCGGTTGCTTGGCTACTGCCGTAGGAAAGGGGAACTCCTCCTGGTGTACGAGTACATGGCAAACGGAAGCCTTGACAAGTACCTGTACGGGCAAGACGGAAAGCCAACCCTGAGTTGGCTCCAAAGGTTCAAGATCATCAAGGACATCGCATCCGGCCTGCTCTATCTCCACGAGGAGTGGGAGAAGGTCGTCGTCCACCGAGATATCAAAGCAAGCAACGTGCTCCTGGACGGTGGGATGAACGGACAGCTAGGCGACTTCGGCCTAGCAAGGTTATACGACCATGGCAGCGACCCTCAAAGCACTCATGTGGTTGGTACCATAGGTTACCTGGCCCCTGAGCTTGCACGCACAAGCAAGGCAACCCCGCTTACTGACGTCTTCGCCTTGGGAACGTTCATCCTTGAGGTCACCTGTGGGAGAAGGCCTATTTTCCAGGATGCAAACAACCAGCAGGTTATGCTAGTCGACTGGGTGCTGGAGCACTGGCGCAGAGGAACGCTTGTTGACACGGTTGACGCCAAGCTCCATGATGACTTCGTCATCAGTGAAGCGTGTCTGGTGCTCGAGCTGGGGCTCATGTGCTCGCATCCGTTTGTGAATGCAAGGCCTAACATGCGGCAAGTGGCACGGTACCTGAGTAAGGAGCTACCACTGCCGGAGCTGATGCCTACAGACATGAGCTTCCACATGCTTGCACTGATGCAGAACGAGGGATTTGACTCGTACATACAATCCAATCCGTCGTCGTCGTCCAAGGCAAGCATCGGCAGCACAACTTCTGGCCTTTCACTGGGAAGATGA